In the Kitasatospora terrestris genome, one interval contains:
- a CDS encoding dipeptidase: MTHQQLADAVRSLMPRAKSDLAELVAFPSVADPRVFPVEECRKAARWVADAFAAEGLTGVRLLDTPDGSQAVYAELPGPEGAPTVLLYSHYDVQPPLEESAWDSPAFELTERDGRWYGRGAADCKGNILMHLTALRALREVDGALPVGLKVVVEGSEEQGTGGLERYAEAHPELLAADAVVIGDTGNVALGVPSVTATLRGMTVVEVSIATLAGNLHSGAFGGAAPDALQAMIQVLAGLHDRNGDVAVTGLAADQVWDGHQYDEQQFRSDAEVLDGVALTGTGTVSDRLCARPSVTVLGIDAPGVVGASNSVQASAKALVSLRVPPGTDLKAAQHALISHLEAAVPWGAHAEVRLLSGGESFRAELTGPAYEAMGAAMLAAFGKPMTATGEGGSIPLCNTLRTLYPAAEIILIGVEEPTARIHAVNESVDPVELELMALTEAIFLRTYASYRG; this comes from the coding sequence ATGACCCACCAGCAGCTGGCCGACGCCGTCCGATCGCTGATGCCGCGCGCCAAGAGCGACCTCGCGGAACTGGTCGCCTTCCCGTCCGTCGCCGACCCCCGGGTGTTCCCCGTCGAGGAGTGCCGCAAGGCCGCCCGGTGGGTCGCCGACGCCTTCGCCGCCGAGGGCCTGACCGGCGTGCGGCTCCTGGACACCCCCGACGGCAGCCAGGCCGTCTACGCCGAGCTCCCCGGCCCCGAGGGCGCGCCGACCGTCCTGCTGTACTCCCACTACGACGTCCAGCCACCGCTGGAGGAGTCCGCCTGGGACAGCCCCGCCTTCGAACTGACGGAACGTGACGGCCGCTGGTACGGGCGCGGCGCCGCCGACTGCAAGGGCAACATCCTGATGCACCTCACCGCCCTGCGGGCGCTGCGCGAGGTGGACGGCGCCCTCCCGGTCGGCCTCAAGGTCGTCGTCGAGGGCTCCGAGGAGCAGGGCACCGGCGGCCTGGAGCGCTACGCCGAGGCGCACCCCGAACTGCTCGCCGCCGACGCCGTCGTGATCGGTGACACCGGCAACGTCGCCCTCGGCGTCCCGAGCGTCACCGCGACCCTGCGCGGCATGACCGTCGTCGAGGTCTCGATCGCGACCCTGGCCGGCAACCTGCACTCCGGTGCCTTCGGCGGCGCCGCCCCGGACGCCCTGCAGGCGATGATCCAGGTGCTGGCCGGCCTGCACGACCGCAACGGCGACGTCGCCGTCACCGGTCTCGCCGCCGACCAGGTCTGGGACGGCCACCAGTACGACGAGCAGCAGTTCCGCTCCGACGCCGAGGTGCTGGACGGCGTCGCCCTCACCGGCACCGGCACGGTCTCCGACCGGCTCTGCGCCCGCCCGTCCGTGACCGTGCTCGGCATCGACGCCCCCGGCGTGGTCGGCGCCTCCAACTCCGTCCAGGCGAGCGCCAAGGCCCTGGTCAGCCTGCGGGTCCCGCCGGGCACCGACCTCAAGGCCGCCCAGCACGCCCTGATCAGCCACCTGGAGGCGGCCGTCCCGTGGGGCGCGCACGCCGAGGTCAGGCTGCTCTCCGGCGGCGAGTCCTTCCGCGCCGAGCTCACCGGCCCCGCCTACGAGGCGATGGGCGCGGCGATGCTCGCGGCCTTCGGCAAGCCGATGACCGCGACCGGCGAGGGCGGCTCGATCCCGCTCTGCAACACCCTGCGGACCCTCTACCCAGCGGCGGAGATCATCCTGATCGGCGTCGAGGAGCCCACCGCGCGGATCCACGCCGTCAACGAGAGCGTCGACCCGGTGGAGCTGGAGCTGATGGCCCTCACCGAGGCGATCTTCCTGCGCACCTACGCCTCCTACCGCGGCTGA
- a CDS encoding NUDIX hydrolase encodes MIVWVNGAFGTGKTRACRELVELLPGSLLFDPELVGAGLRRLLPADRLEPAADVRDVAAWRRLVPEVAAALLGEVPGPLVVPMTLLREDHRDEIFGSLASRGLAVHHFVLDAAETILHERGAEHLADYRAARRWLVRDAQLVDVDGATPRQTAQRIAELLSEGRARCPIVRSHEGPGDTVAAAVLLFDERDRVLLVDPVYKPFWEFPGGVVERGEAPTDAAVREAAEELGLYLEPGSLRLLTVDWEPGTGPGRGGLRLVYDGGRLGSGAGGRLRLPADELRGWRFVTLDEAAALLPPGRFRRLAAALGARELGELRYLEAGVPAGRG; translated from the coding sequence GTGATCGTCTGGGTCAACGGGGCATTCGGGACGGGCAAGACCAGAGCCTGCCGCGAGCTGGTGGAGCTGCTGCCCGGGAGCCTGCTCTTCGATCCCGAACTGGTCGGGGCCGGGCTGCGCCGGCTGCTGCCGGCCGACCGGCTGGAGCCGGCCGCTGACGTGCGGGACGTGGCGGCGTGGCGGCGGCTGGTGCCGGAGGTGGCGGCCGCGCTGCTCGGGGAGGTGCCGGGGCCGCTGGTGGTGCCGATGACGCTGCTGCGCGAGGACCACCGGGACGAGATCTTCGGATCGCTGGCGTCCCGCGGCCTGGCGGTGCACCACTTCGTGCTGGACGCTGCTGAAACGATCCTGCACGAGCGCGGGGCCGAGCACCTGGCCGACTACCGGGCGGCCCGTCGGTGGCTCGTCCGCGACGCCCAACTGGTGGACGTCGACGGCGCGACACCGCGCCAGACCGCGCAGCGCATCGCGGAGCTGCTGAGCGAGGGCCGGGCCCGGTGCCCGATCGTGCGCAGCCACGAGGGGCCGGGCGACACCGTCGCGGCGGCGGTGCTGCTCTTCGACGAGCGGGACCGGGTGCTGCTGGTCGACCCGGTGTACAAGCCGTTCTGGGAGTTCCCGGGCGGGGTGGTGGAGCGCGGCGAGGCGCCCACCGACGCGGCGGTGCGGGAGGCCGCGGAGGAGTTGGGCCTCTACCTGGAGCCGGGCTCGCTGCGGCTGCTGACGGTCGACTGGGAGCCGGGCACCGGGCCCGGCCGGGGCGGCCTGCGGCTGGTGTACGACGGCGGGCGGCTCGGCTCCGGGGCGGGCGGGCGGCTGCGGCTGCCCGCGGACGAGCTGCGGGGCTGGCGGTTCGTCACCCTGGACGAGGCGGCCGCGCTGCTGCCGCCCGGCCGGTTCCGGCGGCTGGCCGCGGCGCTGGGGGCCAGGGAGCTGGGCGAACTGCGCTACCTGGAGGCGGGGGTGCCCGCCGGACGCGGGTGA
- a CDS encoding acyl-CoA synthetase, giving the protein MGLLTALEGGYGDRGDALVVDGRRMSWEELLGAASAVARRAAGAPALAVLARPSLETVVAVVGGLLAGVPVVPLPPDSGPKERAHILRDSGATLLAAPVGETAEDVEVLPVDPAARAARPAGEPPADATAFVLYTSGTTGAPKGAVIPYGAVAADLDALAGAWRWTAEDTLVHGLPLFHVHGLVLGVLGALRTGSRLVHTGRPTPGGYAAARGSLYFGVPTVWSRLAADEDAARELASARLLVSGSAPLPVPVFERLAALTGHAPIERYGMTETLITVSTRADGERRPGSVGVPVEGVRTRLVGEDGGALPADGESVGELQVSGPTLFRGYLNRPEASAEAWTADGWFRTGDVAVIGADGFHRIVGRASVDLIKSGGYRIGAGEVEAALRDHPAVADAAVVGAPDADLGQTVVAYVIPDGPVSGDELTAFVAERLSVHKRPRRVVLVPELPRNAMGKVLKKQLLDLG; this is encoded by the coding sequence ATGGGACTGCTGACGGCACTTGAGGGCGGGTACGGCGACCGGGGCGACGCGCTGGTGGTCGACGGGCGGCGGATGTCGTGGGAGGAACTGCTGGGCGCCGCCTCGGCGGTGGCGCGGCGGGCGGCGGGGGCGCCGGCGCTCGCGGTGCTGGCCCGGCCGTCGCTGGAGACGGTGGTCGCGGTGGTCGGCGGCCTGCTGGCGGGCGTCCCCGTGGTGCCGCTGCCGCCGGACTCCGGCCCCAAGGAGCGGGCGCACATCCTGCGCGACTCCGGCGCGACGCTGCTGGCCGCGCCGGTCGGGGAGACGGCCGAGGACGTCGAGGTGCTCCCGGTGGACCCGGCGGCGCGGGCGGCGCGGCCCGCGGGGGAGCCGCCCGCGGACGCGACCGCGTTCGTGCTGTACACCTCGGGCACGACGGGGGCGCCGAAGGGCGCGGTGATCCCGTACGGCGCGGTCGCGGCCGACCTGGACGCGCTCGCCGGGGCCTGGCGGTGGACCGCCGAGGACACCCTGGTGCACGGCCTGCCGCTGTTCCACGTGCACGGCCTGGTGCTCGGCGTGCTGGGCGCGCTGCGCACCGGCAGCCGCCTGGTGCACACCGGCCGGCCGACCCCCGGTGGGTACGCGGCCGCGCGCGGCAGCCTGTACTTCGGGGTGCCGACGGTGTGGTCCCGGCTGGCGGCGGACGAGGACGCGGCGCGGGAACTGGCCTCCGCGCGGCTGCTGGTGTCGGGCAGCGCGCCGCTGCCGGTGCCGGTGTTCGAGCGGCTGGCGGCGCTCACCGGGCACGCCCCGATCGAGCGGTACGGGATGACCGAGACCCTGATCACGGTGTCGACGCGGGCGGACGGCGAGCGCCGGCCGGGCAGCGTCGGCGTCCCGGTGGAGGGGGTGCGCACCCGGCTGGTCGGGGAGGACGGCGGCGCGCTGCCCGCGGACGGCGAGTCGGTCGGGGAGCTGCAGGTCAGCGGTCCGACGCTGTTCCGCGGGTACCTGAACCGGCCGGAGGCCTCGGCGGAGGCCTGGACGGCCGACGGCTGGTTCCGGACGGGCGACGTGGCGGTGATCGGCGCCGACGGCTTCCACCGGATCGTCGGCCGGGCCTCGGTGGACCTGATCAAGAGCGGCGGCTACCGGATCGGCGCCGGCGAGGTGGAGGCCGCGCTGCGCGACCACCCGGCGGTGGCCGACGCGGCGGTGGTCGGCGCGCCCGACGCGGACCTCGGGCAGACCGTGGTGGCGTACGTGATCCCGGACGGCCCGGTGAGCGGCGATGAGCTGACCGCGTTCGTGGCCGAGCGGCTCTCGGTGCACAAGCGGCCGCGCCGGGTGGTGCTCGTCCCCGAGCTGCCGCGCAACGCGATGGGCAAGGTGCTGAAGAAGCAGCTGCTCGACCTGGGGTGA
- a CDS encoding electron transfer flavoprotein subunit alpha/FixB family protein, giving the protein MSEILVLVDHADGQIRKPALELLTLARRLGTPAAVVLGAGDSAPAIAAKAAEYGAATVHTADADEFTTQLVVPKVDALTQIAKALNPAAILITSSGEGKEIAARTALRLGSGIITDAVDLEPGDNGPVATQSVFAASYQVKSTVTHGAPVITVKPNAVAPEPAPAAGTVESVTVALTGNAATVTARTPRVSSGRPELTEAAIVVSGGRGVGAADGFTVVEDLADALGAAVGASRAAVDAGWYPHTNQVGQTGKQVSPQLYIAAGISGAIQHRAGMQTSKTIVAVNKDPEAPIFDLVDYGVVGDLFTVLPQLTGEVKARKG; this is encoded by the coding sequence ATGTCTGAGATTCTCGTCCTGGTCGACCACGCCGACGGCCAGATCCGCAAGCCCGCCCTCGAACTGCTCACCCTCGCCCGCCGCCTGGGCACCCCCGCCGCCGTGGTCCTGGGCGCCGGCGACAGCGCCCCGGCCATCGCCGCGAAGGCCGCCGAGTACGGCGCCGCCACCGTCCACACCGCCGACGCCGACGAGTTCACCACCCAGCTCGTCGTCCCCAAGGTCGACGCCCTCACCCAGATCGCCAAGGCCCTGAACCCGGCCGCGATCCTCATCACCTCCAGCGGCGAGGGCAAGGAGATCGCCGCCCGCACCGCCCTGCGCCTGGGCTCCGGCATCATCACCGACGCCGTCGACCTCGAACCCGGCGACAACGGCCCCGTCGCGACGCAGTCCGTGTTCGCCGCGTCCTACCAGGTCAAGTCCACCGTCACCCACGGCGCCCCGGTCATCACCGTCAAGCCCAACGCCGTCGCCCCCGAGCCCGCCCCGGCCGCCGGCACCGTGGAGAGCGTGACCGTCGCCCTCACCGGCAACGCCGCCACCGTCACCGCCCGCACCCCCCGCGTCTCCTCCGGCCGCCCCGAACTCACCGAGGCCGCCATCGTCGTCTCCGGCGGCCGCGGCGTCGGCGCCGCCGACGGCTTCACCGTCGTCGAGGACCTCGCCGACGCCCTCGGCGCCGCCGTCGGCGCCTCCCGCGCCGCCGTCGACGCCGGCTGGTACCCCCACACCAACCAGGTCGGCCAGACCGGCAAGCAGGTCTCCCCCCAGCTCTACATCGCCGCCGGCATCTCCGGCGCCATCCAGCACCGCGCCGGCATGCAGACCTCCAAGACCATCGTCGCCGTCAACAAGGACCCCGAAGCCCCCATCTTCGACCTCGTCGACTACGGCGTCGTCGGCGACCTCTTCACCGTCCTCCCCCAGCTGACGGGCGAGGTCAAGGCCCGCAAGGGCTGA
- a CDS encoding electron transfer flavoprotein subunit beta/FixA family protein, which translates to MSLRIVVCVKYVPDATGDRRFADDTTTDREGVDGLLSELDEYGVEQALRIAEANEGAEVTVLTVGPDDAKDALRKALSMGADKAVHVNDDDVHGSDVIATSAILAAALTRTGFDLVVCGMASTDGTMGVLPALLAERLDIPQATLLSEVAVTGTTVTGRRDGDAASEQVRAALPAVISVTDQSGEARYPSFKGIMAAKKKPVTSLDLDDLDIDADTVGLTGAWTKVEQITARPARTKGTIVTDEGDGGKQLATFLADQKFI; encoded by the coding sequence GTGAGCTTGAGGATCGTTGTCTGTGTGAAGTACGTGCCCGACGCGACTGGTGACCGTCGCTTCGCGGACGACACCACCACCGACCGGGAGGGCGTGGACGGCCTCCTGTCGGAGCTGGACGAGTACGGCGTCGAGCAGGCCCTGCGGATCGCCGAGGCGAACGAGGGCGCCGAGGTGACCGTGCTCACCGTCGGCCCGGACGACGCGAAGGACGCCCTGCGCAAGGCCCTGTCGATGGGCGCGGACAAGGCCGTCCACGTCAACGACGACGACGTCCACGGCTCCGACGTGATCGCCACCTCCGCGATCCTGGCCGCCGCCCTCACCAGGACCGGCTTCGACCTCGTCGTGTGCGGCATGGCCTCCACCGACGGCACCATGGGCGTGCTGCCCGCCCTCCTCGCCGAGCGCCTGGACATCCCCCAGGCCACCCTGCTCTCCGAGGTCGCCGTCACCGGCACCACCGTCACCGGCCGCCGCGACGGCGACGCCGCCTCCGAGCAGGTCCGGGCCGCCCTGCCCGCCGTGATCTCCGTGACCGACCAGTCCGGCGAGGCCCGCTACCCCTCCTTCAAGGGCATCATGGCCGCGAAGAAGAAGCCCGTCACCTCCCTCGACCTCGACGACCTCGACATCGACGCCGACACCGTCGGCCTCACCGGCGCCTGGACCAAGGTCGAGCAGATCACCGCCCGCCCCGCCCGCACCAAGGGCACCATCGTCACCGACGAGGGCGACGGCGGCAAGCAGCTCGCCACCTTCCTCGCCGACCAGAAGTTCATCTGA
- a CDS encoding thioredoxin family protein, which produces MQVRLTPEELGAGLGERATLVQFSTSFCQPCRATRRTLAEVAAMVEGVAHVEVDAEANLALVRRLAVERTPTVLVLDAGGRVVRRAVGQPRRVDVIAALGDVL; this is translated from the coding sequence GTGCAGGTACGGCTGACGCCCGAGGAGCTGGGCGCGGGGCTGGGGGAGCGGGCGACCCTGGTGCAGTTCTCGACGTCGTTCTGCCAGCCGTGCCGGGCGACGCGGCGGACGCTCGCGGAGGTGGCGGCGATGGTGGAGGGCGTCGCGCACGTCGAGGTGGACGCGGAGGCGAACCTGGCGCTGGTGCGGCGGCTGGCGGTGGAGCGGACGCCGACGGTGCTGGTGCTGGACGCCGGCGGGCGGGTGGTCCGGCGGGCGGTGGGGCAGCCGCGCCGGGTGGACGTGATCGCGGCGCTGGGGGATGTCCTCTGA
- a CDS encoding lysophospholipid acyltransferase family protein, with product MAEFVYPPVIRAALTAFKALDVRITIVGAEHVPATGGAVLVSNHISYLDFIFAGLGAFKDARRKTRFMAKDDVFRHRVSGPLMRGMRHIPVDRADGQPAYDAAVKALREGEVVGVFPEATISRSFTLKKFKTGAARMAADSGTPLLPVVLWGTQRMWTKGRPKNLTKRHVPVTIMIGEPIELTPQDRPVMVTRRLRAAMTEMLDRAQREYPDKPAGAEDSWWLPAHLGGTAPTLEVAEAEDEAEAAARAERRAQG from the coding sequence GTGGCTGAGTTCGTGTACCCGCCGGTGATCCGCGCGGCGCTCACCGCCTTCAAGGCGCTGGACGTGCGCATCACCATCGTCGGCGCCGAGCACGTCCCCGCCACCGGCGGCGCCGTGCTGGTGAGCAACCACATCAGCTACCTCGACTTCATCTTCGCCGGCCTCGGCGCCTTCAAGGACGCCCGGCGCAAGACCCGCTTCATGGCGAAGGACGACGTCTTCAGGCACCGCGTCTCCGGCCCGCTGATGCGCGGCATGCGCCACATTCCGGTGGACCGTGCCGACGGCCAGCCCGCGTACGACGCCGCCGTCAAGGCGCTGCGCGAGGGCGAGGTGGTCGGCGTCTTCCCGGAGGCGACGATCAGCCGCTCGTTCACCCTGAAGAAGTTCAAGACCGGCGCCGCCCGGATGGCCGCCGACTCCGGCACCCCGCTGCTGCCCGTCGTCCTCTGGGGCACCCAGCGGATGTGGACCAAGGGCCGGCCCAAGAACCTCACCAAGCGCCACGTCCCGGTCACCATCATGATCGGCGAGCCGATCGAGCTCACCCCCCAGGACCGGCCGGTCATGGTCACCCGCCGGCTGCGCGCCGCGATGACCGAGATGCTCGACCGCGCCCAGCGCGAGTACCCGGACAAGCCGGCCGGCGCCGAGGACTCCTGGTGGCTGCCCGCCCACCTCGGGGGCACCGCCCCCACCCTCGAGGTCGCCGAGGCGGAGGACGAGGCCGAGGCCGCCGCCCGCGCGGAGCGCCGCGCCCAGGGCTGA
- a CDS encoding alpha/beta hydrolase, producing MPEISHRVVDSAGGLRMHIAEAGRGPLVLLLHGFPESWYSWRHQLTALAAAGYHAVAPTQRGYGRTGGPDAVDQYSVLHLAGDVLGLMPALGAEHAVVVGHDWGATVAWYTALLRPDAVRGVVGLAVPPYPRGNRPPTEALRHLLGDAFYMLYFQQPGPADAELSRDLGTTFRRILAGAPTLGPAGLPLVPEGGGFLDLFREPDTLPDWLTEDDLAHYTAEFATGGFTRPLNWYRNLDRNWELTGAWHTARIQPPALLIAGEKDLVVSNAAARSGLCTLGTFAPHLHDVQWLPDTGHWTQQQRPAEVNKVLTAFLAAHHR from the coding sequence ATGCCCGAGATATCGCACCGAGTCGTCGACTCGGCAGGCGGCCTGCGGATGCACATCGCGGAGGCGGGCCGCGGCCCGCTCGTCCTGCTGCTGCACGGCTTCCCCGAGAGCTGGTACTCCTGGCGGCACCAGCTCACCGCACTCGCCGCCGCCGGCTACCACGCCGTCGCCCCCACCCAGCGCGGCTACGGCCGCACCGGTGGCCCCGACGCCGTCGACCAGTACAGCGTCCTGCACCTGGCCGGCGACGTCCTCGGCCTGATGCCCGCCCTCGGCGCCGAACACGCCGTCGTGGTCGGCCACGACTGGGGCGCCACCGTCGCCTGGTACACCGCCCTGCTCCGCCCCGACGCCGTCCGCGGCGTCGTCGGCCTCGCCGTACCGCCCTACCCCCGCGGCAACCGGCCGCCCACCGAGGCCCTGCGCCACCTGCTCGGCGACGCCTTCTACATGCTGTACTTCCAGCAGCCCGGCCCCGCCGACGCCGAACTCTCCCGCGACCTCGGCACCACCTTCCGCCGGATCCTCGCCGGAGCACCCACCCTCGGCCCGGCCGGCCTCCCCCTCGTCCCCGAGGGCGGCGGCTTCCTCGACCTCTTCCGCGAACCCGACACCCTCCCCGACTGGCTCACCGAGGACGACCTCGCCCACTACACGGCCGAGTTCGCCACCGGCGGCTTCACCCGCCCGCTCAACTGGTACCGCAACCTCGACCGCAACTGGGAACTCACCGGCGCCTGGCACACCGCCAGGATCCAACCCCCCGCCCTCCTCATCGCCGGGGAGAAGGACCTGGTCGTCTCCAACGCCGCCGCCCGCTCCGGACTCTGCACCCTCGGCACCTTCGCCCCCCACCTGCACGACGTCCAATGGCTCCCCGACACCGGCCACTGGACCCAGCAACAACGCCCCGCCGAGGTCAACAAGGTGCTGACAGCGTTCCTCGCCGCCCACCACCGCTGA
- a CDS encoding MarR family winged helix-turn-helix transcriptional regulator gives MVNVVDQNVNQVVESRNGFELPLLLFAGFRAIIDEVHAELARQGHPDARPAHGFALQAIGMAGTSASEMGRRLGVSKQAAGKTVDRLEALGYAERVDDPADARRKLIRLTPRGVDLLARSAVEFDRVHARWGTALGEDGLRGLQADLRRMVPPEAFRLDAAGWFG, from the coding sequence ATGGTCAACGTGGTTGACCAAAACGTAAACCAGGTTGTCGAATCGCGCAACGGCTTTGAGTTGCCGCTCCTGCTGTTCGCCGGGTTCCGCGCGATCATCGACGAGGTTCACGCCGAGCTGGCGCGGCAGGGACACCCCGATGCGCGACCCGCGCACGGCTTCGCGCTGCAGGCGATCGGCATGGCCGGGACCAGCGCGAGCGAGATGGGCCGGCGGCTCGGGGTGTCGAAGCAGGCGGCGGGGAAGACCGTGGACCGGCTGGAGGCGCTGGGCTATGCCGAGCGGGTGGACGATCCGGCGGATGCCAGACGGAAGTTGATCCGTCTGACGCCGCGTGGGGTCGACCTGCTGGCGCGGTCGGCGGTGGAGTTCGACCGGGTGCACGCGCGCTGGGGTACCGCGCTCGGGGAGGACGGGCTCCGGGGGTTGCAGGCGGATCTGCGGCGGATGGTTCCGCCGGAGGCGTTCCGCCTGGACGCGGCAGGCTGGTTCGGCTGA
- a CDS encoding carboxymuconolactone decarboxylase family protein, translating to MEGVTRNLGYLPAAVGRLAESPQTLDGFLKLSAMFETTELDPVAREVVIMTIATRNSCHVCVAMHTAKLTRLAADPELTAALRDQRPLPDPRLDTLRTFTLAALDHTGAVPDETLHAFLAQGFTHRNALEVMLGIGAYTLSTFANRLVDAPVDPALAPFAWHR from the coding sequence ATGGAAGGCGTCACCCGCAACCTCGGCTACCTCCCCGCAGCCGTCGGCCGGCTCGCCGAATCACCGCAGACCCTCGACGGCTTCCTCAAGCTCAGCGCCATGTTCGAGACCACCGAGCTCGATCCCGTCGCCCGGGAGGTGGTCATCATGACCATCGCCACCCGCAACAGCTGCCACGTCTGCGTCGCAATGCACACCGCCAAGCTCACCCGCCTCGCCGCGGACCCCGAACTGACCGCCGCCCTCCGCGACCAGCGCCCCCTCCCGGACCCCCGCCTGGACACCCTCCGCACTTTCACCCTCGCCGCCCTCGACCACACCGGCGCCGTCCCCGACGAGACCCTCCACGCCTTCCTCGCCCAGGGCTTCACCCACCGCAACGCCCTCGAAGTCATGCTCGGCATAGGCGCCTACACGCTCTCGACCTTCGCCAACCGCCTCGTCGACGCCCCCGTCGACCCCGCCCTCGCCCCCTTCGCCTGGCACCGGTAA